In a genomic window of Suricata suricatta isolate VVHF042 chromosome 12, meerkat_22Aug2017_6uvM2_HiC, whole genome shotgun sequence:
- the MAVS gene encoding mitochondrial antiviral-signaling protein isoform X1, producing MTFAEDKTYEYIRHHYSNFGHIHVLEILPYLSCLTISDQDRLRANYQLWGNQGTLWELFNSLRRRTGWVDSFIKALRICELAGLADEVASVYQSNLLGVPKNHHAAPLEPQLAAAQVPGPPIPAAAPNAPHNGYREEEPSFPMSVQETQSPESLGESSKTVPQPPNSGAVLRRPAGSLEPSTDMAACSPLTSSGHQEQDTEPGCAGTAGVASSPTSLRGPVSPTVSFQPLTHSIPRSSPLPGPSVSAPPIDTSSSSPGLASAGGAGGHGEATVCTGAGVSASSLATSTAPSKVPTNSAFDRTMPSKLPASSKPSGTTSTNVLTSLPPSKLPINSTRADTVAPKVPAGLVPDHRTSTSTVPSKVPANTVPPVGSSISSEETPPVAPEPTGTSTRDSLPRPNHSSATWGFESELLSKPGRLVSTIDDEPFSGCSEDLALSCSKSLGTAPENTPEENEYQSVDSIRIQVTQDPSADLTEGSHLWTRSRHRSPRSHFHSCALQETDSSLGRYWGSSCVTPPPPPKTKTCQLAPQRCLAAAPVPERQQLGVSRDSLPAAPGASSRF from the exons ATGACGTTTGCTGAGGACAAGACTTACGAGTATATCCGCCACCATTACAGCAATTTTGGTCATATTCATGTTCTGGAGATTCTGCCTTATCTGTCCTGCCTCACAATAAGTGACCAG GACCGGCTGCGGGCCAACTACCAGCTCTGGGGGAACCAGGGTACCCTCTGGGAGCTCTTCAACAGCCTTCGGCGGCGGACTGGCTGGGTGGACTCCTTCATCAAGGCGCTGAGGATCTGTGAGCTGGCTGGGCTTGCGGACGAAGTGGCCTCTGTCTACCAGAGCAACCTGCTCG GTGTCCCAAAGAACCACCATGCAGCCCCACTCGAGCCACAGTTAGCTGCTGCCCAGGTTCCAGGGCCTCCCATACCTGCTGCCGCCCCCAATGCCCCCCACAATGGCTACAGAGAGGAGGAGCCAAGTTTCCCCATGTCTGTCCAGGAAACTCAGTCGCCGGAGTCCCTGGGAGAG AGTTCAAAGACAGTCCCACAGCCACCCAATTCTGGGGCTGTCCTGAGGAGGCCAGCTGGCTCTCTGGAACCCTCCACTGACATGGCAGCCTGCAGTCCTCTGACCTCCAGTGGGCATCAGGAGCAGGACACAGAACCGGGCTGTGCCGGCACAGCAG GTGTGGCCTCCAGCCCCACATCACTCCGTGGGCCTGTGTCTCCGACGGTCTCCTTCCAGCCACTGACGCATTCCATCCCCAGGTCAAGCCCCTTGCCAGGACCCTCAGTATCAGCTCCACCTATTgacacctcctcctcttcccctggctTGGCCTCTGCAGGGGGTGCTGGTGGCCATGGTGAGGCTACTGTCTGCACGGGGGCTGGGGTGTCCGCCAGCTCACTGGCCACCAGCACAGCACCCTCCAAAGTGCCTACCAACTCAGCATTTGATAGAACGATGCCTTCCAAGTTGCCTGCCAGCTCGAAACCCTCTGGTACAACGTCTACTAATGTGCTCACCAGTCTGCCACCATCCAAACTGCCTATCAACTCCACACGTGCTGACACAGTGGCACCCAAGGTGCCTGCTGGTTTGGTGCCTGACCACAGGACGTCCACAAGCACAGTGCCCAGCAAGGTGCCTGCCAACACGGTGCCCCCCGTCGGGAGCAGCATATCCTCAGAG gAGACTCCTCCagtggctccagagcccacaggCACCTCCACCAGAGACAGCTTGCCCAGGCCCAACCACAGCTCTGCCACCTGGGGCTTCGAGTCGGAGCTGCTGAGCAAGCCTGGCAGGCTGGTCTCCACCATCGACGATGAGCCATTCTCAGGGTGCTCTGAGGACCTGGCCCTCAGCTGCAGCAAGTCCTTGGGCACAGCGCCTGAGAACACCCCAGAGGAGAATGAGTACCAGTCAGTGGATTCCATCAGGATCCAAGTAACCCAGGATCCCAGTGCTGACCTGACAGAGG GCAGTCATCTCTGGACAAGAAGCAGACATAGGAGCCCCAGAAGCCACTTCCATTCCTGTGCTCTGCAAGAGACAGACAGCAGCCTGGGGAGATACTGGGGTAGTAGCTGTgtaaccccccccccgcccccaaaaacaaaaacctgtcaGCTG GCTCCTCAGAGGTGTCTGGCT
- the MAVS gene encoding mitochondrial antiviral-signaling protein isoform X5, whose translation MVFRRHQTMDLKSKKGVCAQKGGPLIAPSRCLVTPHWMLCVFCESSKTVPQPPNSGAVLRRPAGSLEPSTDMAACSPLTSSGHQEQDTEPGCAGTAGVASSPTSLRGPVSPTVSFQPLTHSIPRSSPLPGPSVSAPPIDTSSSSPGLASAGGAGGHGEATVCTGAGVSASSLATSTAPSKVPTNSAFDRTMPSKLPASSKPSGTTSTNVLTSLPPSKLPINSTRADTVAPKVPAGLVPDHRTSTSTVPSKVPANTVPPVGSSISSEETPPVAPEPTGTSTRDSLPRPNHSSATWGFESELLSKPGRLVSTIDDEPFSGCSEDLALSCSKSLGTAPENTPEENEYQSVDSIRIQVTQDPSADLTEGSHLWTRSRHRSPRSHFHSCALQETDSSLGRYWGSSCVTPPPPPKTKTCQLAPQRCLAAAPVPERQQLGVSRDSLPAAPGASSRF comes from the exons ATGGTGTTCAGGAGACATCAGACCATGGACTTGAAGTCCAAGAAAGGGGTCTGTGCTCAGAAAGGGGGACCTTTGATAGCACCAAGCAGATGCCTAGTGACTCCCCATTGGATGTTGTGTGTTTTCTGTGAA AGTTCAAAGACAGTCCCACAGCCACCCAATTCTGGGGCTGTCCTGAGGAGGCCAGCTGGCTCTCTGGAACCCTCCACTGACATGGCAGCCTGCAGTCCTCTGACCTCCAGTGGGCATCAGGAGCAGGACACAGAACCGGGCTGTGCCGGCACAGCAG GTGTGGCCTCCAGCCCCACATCACTCCGTGGGCCTGTGTCTCCGACGGTCTCCTTCCAGCCACTGACGCATTCCATCCCCAGGTCAAGCCCCTTGCCAGGACCCTCAGTATCAGCTCCACCTATTgacacctcctcctcttcccctggctTGGCCTCTGCAGGGGGTGCTGGTGGCCATGGTGAGGCTACTGTCTGCACGGGGGCTGGGGTGTCCGCCAGCTCACTGGCCACCAGCACAGCACCCTCCAAAGTGCCTACCAACTCAGCATTTGATAGAACGATGCCTTCCAAGTTGCCTGCCAGCTCGAAACCCTCTGGTACAACGTCTACTAATGTGCTCACCAGTCTGCCACCATCCAAACTGCCTATCAACTCCACACGTGCTGACACAGTGGCACCCAAGGTGCCTGCTGGTTTGGTGCCTGACCACAGGACGTCCACAAGCACAGTGCCCAGCAAGGTGCCTGCCAACACGGTGCCCCCCGTCGGGAGCAGCATATCCTCAGAG gAGACTCCTCCagtggctccagagcccacaggCACCTCCACCAGAGACAGCTTGCCCAGGCCCAACCACAGCTCTGCCACCTGGGGCTTCGAGTCGGAGCTGCTGAGCAAGCCTGGCAGGCTGGTCTCCACCATCGACGATGAGCCATTCTCAGGGTGCTCTGAGGACCTGGCCCTCAGCTGCAGCAAGTCCTTGGGCACAGCGCCTGAGAACACCCCAGAGGAGAATGAGTACCAGTCAGTGGATTCCATCAGGATCCAAGTAACCCAGGATCCCAGTGCTGACCTGACAGAGG GCAGTCATCTCTGGACAAGAAGCAGACATAGGAGCCCCAGAAGCCACTTCCATTCCTGTGCTCTGCAAGAGACAGACAGCAGCCTGGGGAGATACTGGGGTAGTAGCTGTgtaaccccccccccgcccccaaaaacaaaaacctgtcaGCTG GCTCCTCAGAGGTGTCTGGCT
- the MAVS gene encoding mitochondrial antiviral-signaling protein isoform X3 — MTFAEDKTYEYIRHHYSNFGHIHVLEILPYLSCLTISDQDRLRANYQLWGNQGTLWELFNSLRRRTGWVDSFIKALRICELAGLADEVASVYQSNLLGVPKNHHAAPLEPQLAAAQVPGPPIPAAAPNAPHNGYREEEPSFPMSVQETQSPESLGESSKTVPQPPNSGAVLRRPAGSLEPSTDMAACSPLTSSGHQEQDTEPGCAGTAGVASSPTSLRGPVSPTVSFQPLTHSIPRSSPLPGPSVSAPPIDTSSSSPGLASAGGAGGHGEATVCTGAGVSASSLATSTAPSKVPTNSAFDRTMPSKLPASSKPSGTTSTNVLTSLPPSKLPINSTRADTVAPKVPAGLVPDHRTSTSTVPSKVPANTVPPVGSSISSEETPPVAPEPTGTSTRDSLPRPNHSSATWGFESELLSKPGRLVSTIDDEPFSGCSEDLALSCSKSLGTAPENTPEENEYQSVDSIRIQVTQDPSADLTEGSHLWTRSRHRSPRSHFHSCALQETDSSLGRYWGSSCVTPPPPPKTKTCQLPAP; from the exons ATGACGTTTGCTGAGGACAAGACTTACGAGTATATCCGCCACCATTACAGCAATTTTGGTCATATTCATGTTCTGGAGATTCTGCCTTATCTGTCCTGCCTCACAATAAGTGACCAG GACCGGCTGCGGGCCAACTACCAGCTCTGGGGGAACCAGGGTACCCTCTGGGAGCTCTTCAACAGCCTTCGGCGGCGGACTGGCTGGGTGGACTCCTTCATCAAGGCGCTGAGGATCTGTGAGCTGGCTGGGCTTGCGGACGAAGTGGCCTCTGTCTACCAGAGCAACCTGCTCG GTGTCCCAAAGAACCACCATGCAGCCCCACTCGAGCCACAGTTAGCTGCTGCCCAGGTTCCAGGGCCTCCCATACCTGCTGCCGCCCCCAATGCCCCCCACAATGGCTACAGAGAGGAGGAGCCAAGTTTCCCCATGTCTGTCCAGGAAACTCAGTCGCCGGAGTCCCTGGGAGAG AGTTCAAAGACAGTCCCACAGCCACCCAATTCTGGGGCTGTCCTGAGGAGGCCAGCTGGCTCTCTGGAACCCTCCACTGACATGGCAGCCTGCAGTCCTCTGACCTCCAGTGGGCATCAGGAGCAGGACACAGAACCGGGCTGTGCCGGCACAGCAG GTGTGGCCTCCAGCCCCACATCACTCCGTGGGCCTGTGTCTCCGACGGTCTCCTTCCAGCCACTGACGCATTCCATCCCCAGGTCAAGCCCCTTGCCAGGACCCTCAGTATCAGCTCCACCTATTgacacctcctcctcttcccctggctTGGCCTCTGCAGGGGGTGCTGGTGGCCATGGTGAGGCTACTGTCTGCACGGGGGCTGGGGTGTCCGCCAGCTCACTGGCCACCAGCACAGCACCCTCCAAAGTGCCTACCAACTCAGCATTTGATAGAACGATGCCTTCCAAGTTGCCTGCCAGCTCGAAACCCTCTGGTACAACGTCTACTAATGTGCTCACCAGTCTGCCACCATCCAAACTGCCTATCAACTCCACACGTGCTGACACAGTGGCACCCAAGGTGCCTGCTGGTTTGGTGCCTGACCACAGGACGTCCACAAGCACAGTGCCCAGCAAGGTGCCTGCCAACACGGTGCCCCCCGTCGGGAGCAGCATATCCTCAGAG gAGACTCCTCCagtggctccagagcccacaggCACCTCCACCAGAGACAGCTTGCCCAGGCCCAACCACAGCTCTGCCACCTGGGGCTTCGAGTCGGAGCTGCTGAGCAAGCCTGGCAGGCTGGTCTCCACCATCGACGATGAGCCATTCTCAGGGTGCTCTGAGGACCTGGCCCTCAGCTGCAGCAAGTCCTTGGGCACAGCGCCTGAGAACACCCCAGAGGAGAATGAGTACCAGTCAGTGGATTCCATCAGGATCCAAGTAACCCAGGATCCCAGTGCTGACCTGACAGAGG GCAGTCATCTCTGGACAAGAAGCAGACATAGGAGCCCCAGAAGCCACTTCCATTCCTGTGCTCTGCAAGAGACAGACAGCAGCCTGGGGAGATACTGGGGTAGTAGCTGTgtaaccccccccccgcccccaaaaacaaaaacctgtcaGCTG CCTGCACCCTAA
- the MAVS gene encoding mitochondrial antiviral-signaling protein isoform X2, giving the protein MTFAEDKTYEYIRHHYSNFGHIHVLEILPYLSCLTISDQDRLRANYQLWGNQGTLWELFNSLRRRTGWVDSFIKALRICELAGLADEVASVYQSNLLGVPKNHHAAPLEPQLAAAQVPGPPIPAAAPNAPHNGYREEEPSFPMSVQETQSPESLGESSKTVPQPPNSGAVLRRPAGSLEPSTDMAACSPLTSSGHQEQDTEPGCAGTAGVASSPTSLRGPVSPTVSFQPLTHSIPRSSPLPGPSVSAPPIDTSSSSPGLASAGGAGGHGEATVCTGAGVSASSLATSTAPSKVPTNSAFDRTMPSKLPASSKPSGTTSTNVLTSLPPSKLPINSTRADTVAPKVPAGLVPDHRTSTSTVPSKVPANTVPPVGSSISSEETPPVAPEPTGTSTRDSLPRPNHSSATWGFESELLSKPGRLVSTIDDEPFSGCSEDLALSCSKSLGTAPENTPEENEYQSVDSIRIQVTQDPSADLTEGSHLWTRSRHRSPRSHFHSCALQETDSSLGRYWGSSCVTPPPPPKTKTCQLLQEKPAVML; this is encoded by the exons ATGACGTTTGCTGAGGACAAGACTTACGAGTATATCCGCCACCATTACAGCAATTTTGGTCATATTCATGTTCTGGAGATTCTGCCTTATCTGTCCTGCCTCACAATAAGTGACCAG GACCGGCTGCGGGCCAACTACCAGCTCTGGGGGAACCAGGGTACCCTCTGGGAGCTCTTCAACAGCCTTCGGCGGCGGACTGGCTGGGTGGACTCCTTCATCAAGGCGCTGAGGATCTGTGAGCTGGCTGGGCTTGCGGACGAAGTGGCCTCTGTCTACCAGAGCAACCTGCTCG GTGTCCCAAAGAACCACCATGCAGCCCCACTCGAGCCACAGTTAGCTGCTGCCCAGGTTCCAGGGCCTCCCATACCTGCTGCCGCCCCCAATGCCCCCCACAATGGCTACAGAGAGGAGGAGCCAAGTTTCCCCATGTCTGTCCAGGAAACTCAGTCGCCGGAGTCCCTGGGAGAG AGTTCAAAGACAGTCCCACAGCCACCCAATTCTGGGGCTGTCCTGAGGAGGCCAGCTGGCTCTCTGGAACCCTCCACTGACATGGCAGCCTGCAGTCCTCTGACCTCCAGTGGGCATCAGGAGCAGGACACAGAACCGGGCTGTGCCGGCACAGCAG GTGTGGCCTCCAGCCCCACATCACTCCGTGGGCCTGTGTCTCCGACGGTCTCCTTCCAGCCACTGACGCATTCCATCCCCAGGTCAAGCCCCTTGCCAGGACCCTCAGTATCAGCTCCACCTATTgacacctcctcctcttcccctggctTGGCCTCTGCAGGGGGTGCTGGTGGCCATGGTGAGGCTACTGTCTGCACGGGGGCTGGGGTGTCCGCCAGCTCACTGGCCACCAGCACAGCACCCTCCAAAGTGCCTACCAACTCAGCATTTGATAGAACGATGCCTTCCAAGTTGCCTGCCAGCTCGAAACCCTCTGGTACAACGTCTACTAATGTGCTCACCAGTCTGCCACCATCCAAACTGCCTATCAACTCCACACGTGCTGACACAGTGGCACCCAAGGTGCCTGCTGGTTTGGTGCCTGACCACAGGACGTCCACAAGCACAGTGCCCAGCAAGGTGCCTGCCAACACGGTGCCCCCCGTCGGGAGCAGCATATCCTCAGAG gAGACTCCTCCagtggctccagagcccacaggCACCTCCACCAGAGACAGCTTGCCCAGGCCCAACCACAGCTCTGCCACCTGGGGCTTCGAGTCGGAGCTGCTGAGCAAGCCTGGCAGGCTGGTCTCCACCATCGACGATGAGCCATTCTCAGGGTGCTCTGAGGACCTGGCCCTCAGCTGCAGCAAGTCCTTGGGCACAGCGCCTGAGAACACCCCAGAGGAGAATGAGTACCAGTCAGTGGATTCCATCAGGATCCAAGTAACCCAGGATCCCAGTGCTGACCTGACAGAGG GCAGTCATCTCTGGACAAGAAGCAGACATAGGAGCCCCAGAAGCCACTTCCATTCCTGTGCTCTGCAAGAGACAGACAGCAGCCTGGGGAGATACTGGGGTAGTAGCTGTgtaaccccccccccgcccccaaaaacaaaaacctgtcaGCTG
- the MAVS gene encoding mitochondrial antiviral-signaling protein isoform X4: MTFAEDKTYEYIRHHYSNFGHIHVLEILPYLSCLTISDQDRLRANYQLWGNQGTLWELFNSLRRRTGWVDSFIKALRICELAGLADEVASVYQSNLLGVPKNHHAAPLEPQLAAAQVPGPPIPAAAPNAPHNGYREEEPSFPMSVQETQSPESLGESSKTVPQPPNSGAVLRRPAGSLEPSTDMAACSPLTSSGHQEQDTEPGCAGTAGVASSPTSLRGPVSPTVSFQPLTHSIPRSSPLPGPSVSAPPIDTSSSSPGLASAGGAGGHGEATVCTGAGVSASSLATSTAPSKVPTNSAFDRTMPSKLPASSKPSGTTSTNVLTSLPPSKLPINSTRADTVAPKVPAGLVPDHRTSTSTVPSKVPANTVPPVGSSISSEETPPVAPEPTGTSTRDSLPRPNHSSATWGFESELLSKPGRLVSTIDDEPFSGCSEDLALSCSKSLGTAPENTPEENEYQSVDSIRIQVTQDPSADLTEGNLRPPAAPQPPVEGEFVPASSCTPLLGAAVAGVLLATLFAMLYRRRM, encoded by the exons ATGACGTTTGCTGAGGACAAGACTTACGAGTATATCCGCCACCATTACAGCAATTTTGGTCATATTCATGTTCTGGAGATTCTGCCTTATCTGTCCTGCCTCACAATAAGTGACCAG GACCGGCTGCGGGCCAACTACCAGCTCTGGGGGAACCAGGGTACCCTCTGGGAGCTCTTCAACAGCCTTCGGCGGCGGACTGGCTGGGTGGACTCCTTCATCAAGGCGCTGAGGATCTGTGAGCTGGCTGGGCTTGCGGACGAAGTGGCCTCTGTCTACCAGAGCAACCTGCTCG GTGTCCCAAAGAACCACCATGCAGCCCCACTCGAGCCACAGTTAGCTGCTGCCCAGGTTCCAGGGCCTCCCATACCTGCTGCCGCCCCCAATGCCCCCCACAATGGCTACAGAGAGGAGGAGCCAAGTTTCCCCATGTCTGTCCAGGAAACTCAGTCGCCGGAGTCCCTGGGAGAG AGTTCAAAGACAGTCCCACAGCCACCCAATTCTGGGGCTGTCCTGAGGAGGCCAGCTGGCTCTCTGGAACCCTCCACTGACATGGCAGCCTGCAGTCCTCTGACCTCCAGTGGGCATCAGGAGCAGGACACAGAACCGGGCTGTGCCGGCACAGCAG GTGTGGCCTCCAGCCCCACATCACTCCGTGGGCCTGTGTCTCCGACGGTCTCCTTCCAGCCACTGACGCATTCCATCCCCAGGTCAAGCCCCTTGCCAGGACCCTCAGTATCAGCTCCACCTATTgacacctcctcctcttcccctggctTGGCCTCTGCAGGGGGTGCTGGTGGCCATGGTGAGGCTACTGTCTGCACGGGGGCTGGGGTGTCCGCCAGCTCACTGGCCACCAGCACAGCACCCTCCAAAGTGCCTACCAACTCAGCATTTGATAGAACGATGCCTTCCAAGTTGCCTGCCAGCTCGAAACCCTCTGGTACAACGTCTACTAATGTGCTCACCAGTCTGCCACCATCCAAACTGCCTATCAACTCCACACGTGCTGACACAGTGGCACCCAAGGTGCCTGCTGGTTTGGTGCCTGACCACAGGACGTCCACAAGCACAGTGCCCAGCAAGGTGCCTGCCAACACGGTGCCCCCCGTCGGGAGCAGCATATCCTCAGAG gAGACTCCTCCagtggctccagagcccacaggCACCTCCACCAGAGACAGCTTGCCCAGGCCCAACCACAGCTCTGCCACCTGGGGCTTCGAGTCGGAGCTGCTGAGCAAGCCTGGCAGGCTGGTCTCCACCATCGACGATGAGCCATTCTCAGGGTGCTCTGAGGACCTGGCCCTCAGCTGCAGCAAGTCCTTGGGCACAGCGCCTGAGAACACCCCAGAGGAGAATGAGTACCAGTCAGTGGATTCCATCAGGATCCAAGTAACCCAGGATCCCAGTGCTGACCTGACAGAGGGTAACCTCAGACCTCCTGCTGCCCCTCAGCCCCCAGTCGAGGGAGAGTTTGTCCCAGCCAGTTCCTGCACTCCGCTGCTTGGGGCAGCTGTGGCCGGGGTTCTCTTGGCCACTCTCTTTGCCATGCTGTATAGGCGGCGCATGTGA